In Oryzias melastigma strain HK-1 linkage group LG16, ASM292280v2, whole genome shotgun sequence, a single genomic region encodes these proteins:
- the si:ch211-254p10.2 gene encoding solute carrier family 40 member 1 — protein MHSKDITNVPLCFRRFRWLVSTCKDGWMAYYHQPVFLAGMGLAFLYTTVLGFDCITTGYAYTQGISGSLLSLLMGVSAVAGLMGTIMFTRLRKTYGLINTGIISSCLHLGCLLFCVCSVFAPGSPMDLSLLMPYFTYNSSAEPGGMASQRQKHTYPLTGGNNQPLLPDRSSIHWTNNTVLFDNVPSGTAPESYLSIILLFLGVITARIGLWSFDLTVTQLLQETICESERGVVNGVQSSMNYLMDLLHFIMVISAPQPEHFGILVIISVLFITTGHTMYFMYAHKAKRKHRLDT, from the exons ATGCATTCAAAAGACATCACAAACGTGCCTCTGTGTTTCCGACGGTTTCGTTGGTTGGTCAGCACTTGCAAAGACGGCTGGATGGCCTATTATCACCAGCCGGTTTTCCTGGCAGGAATGGGCCTGGCTTTCCTCTACACCACAGTCTTGGGTTTCGACTGTATCACCACCGGCTATGCCTACACGCAGGGCATCAGCGGCTCTCTTCTGAGTCTGCTGATGGGCGTGTCTGCTGTAGCAGGCTTAATGGGCACCATAATGTTCACCAGACTCAGGAAGACCTATGGCCTCATTAACACAGGCATCATTTCCAGTTGCCTCCATCTGGGTTGCttgctgttttgtgtgtgttctgtGTTTGCCCCTGGAAGCCCTATGGATCTGAGTTTACTGATGCCCTACTTTACCTACAACTCGTCTGCTGAACCTGGAGGGATGGCGAGTCAAAGGCAAAAACATACTTACCCTCTTACAGGGGGCAATAATCAGCCGTTGCTCCCTGATCGCTCCTCCATCCACTGGACCAACAATACAGTACTTTTTGACAACGTGCCATCTGGAACAGCACCAGAATCGTACCTCTCTATAATTCTACTGTTCCTGGGAGTCATCACAGCACGCATTG GCCTGTGGTCCTTTGACCTGACGGTGACCCAGCTTCTTCAAGAGACCATCTGTGAGTCAGAAAGAGGCGTGGTGAACGGAGTCCAGAGCTCCATGAATTACCTGATGGACCTGCTTCACTTCATCATGGTGATCTCCGCTCCCCAACCAGAACACTTTGGCATCTTAGTTATCATTTCTGTATTGTTCATCACCACCGGGCACACGATGTACTTCATGTATGCACACAAAGCAAAGAGAAAACACCGCCTGGATACTTAA